The region CAGAAGACCTCTTTGTTGCATCAGCGGTGTCCTGCTACGGAGTGACGTTGGTTGGCACTGCATCGAGGTTTCATGCAGAGTTCACTGGCTTCACTGTCAGTGGCACAGGGACACTGAAGAAGGGAGAATATGGGTGGGAGTTCGACGAGATTCTCATCGACTCAATCGTGTCCGTCAAGTCGCTTGACGACAAGGCAAAGATGGAGAAGGCGGCTGAGAGAGCCCATCGCTACTGTCTGGTGTCAAACTCGATGAAGTGCCCAGTACGCCTGAGGAGCGAAGTGATAGTCGTCGATTGACCAGCTCATCCCAGCTGGGGCAATGGTACCTCGATTGAGAACTCAGTCCCGCACTGGCACTTGACCCTCGCAGACCAGCGTTTTGGCAACGGGACCTCGAGCTTCTCGTAGCACTCTGAAACACTCTCCTCTATCTTTGCAATCAGAGTGACATAAGCACTTGCGAGCCTGGTCACCTCCTCTGCAAAGTCGAGGTCAGAGAAGTAGAGATAGGGCCTGCCGCATGTGGGACAGGCTGAGAACAACACATGGGTCCTGTCACCACACTTGTCGCAGGTGAACTCAGTCTGGCAGATACGAGGAGCAGGATGTGTGTTTACATCTTGGGTGAGCGCATTCCCGCAGATGGCACAGAAGTAGCGCAGAGTCTGCTTTGTCATTGCGTGCTCACTGCACAGAGTAAGATATAGGTATAGTGATGGGCAAACTGACCCGGTCGCGCTGTAGAGCACGGACAGCTACGACAGCGGAGGCACGCTCTGTCACATCATAGTGCGGCATGACCCCGCCCCTCTCGGATTCACCATTCCGTTCGAATCTGATGAAAAAGACCTGCACTCATCCAGGATGTCACCGAACACCCTGCAGAAGTACTTGGCCGCTTCGGTGAGACCGGACCGGCCTCTTTCCG is a window of Candidatus Thorarchaeota archaeon DNA encoding:
- a CDS encoding OsmC family protein → MAEEHRYQIRSKWIKDRIVEISISQKPDFRVAPPLDFWSEAPADLLSPEDLFVASAVSCYGVTLVGTASRFHAEFTGFTVSGTGTLKKGEYGWEFDEILIDSIVSVKSLDDKAKMEKAAERAHRYCLVSNSMKCPVRLRSEVIVVD